GCCGATGTCGTCGTCCATGCCGACGATGTTGGTGTAGGTGTGGTGCGAGTAGTTGTGGGCGCGTTTCCACTGCTCCGACGGTCCGGTCTGATCCCACTCCCACGAGGTGGAATGAATCTCCGGATCGTTCATCCAATCCCACTGCCCGTGCATCACATTGTGGCCGAGCTCCATGTTCTCGATGATCTTCGCGACGCTGAGCATCGCAGTCCCGGCAAGCCATGCCGGTCGATATTTGCTACCGAGCAGCACTGCGCGCCCGCCGAGCTCGAGCAGACGCTGCACCCTGATGGTCCGACGGATGTAGGCCGCATCGCGCTCGCCGCGGCTGTCTTCGACGTCGCGGCGGATCGCATCCAGTTCACGACCGAACGCTTCCATGTCTTCTTCGCTCAGGTGCGCGAATTCTTTGATATCGGTGATGGCCACCGGGTCCTCCAACAGTTGAGTGCAGTGCCCGAAATATCGTGGTTCGGCATGGGCAACCTACGTAAGCGTAACCGAACAGCCTGAGAAGGCAGTGTGCGAAAAACAGACCTACAGTTCCAATGTGCAGTCGCCCGCAGCAGCGGAAATGCACGTTTGCACACGATCGCCCTCGCTGTGCTCCTTGCCGGAACGGAGGTCGATGACGTGCCCTGCGGTCAACGGGACCACACACGTCTGGCAGATACCCATCCGGCAGCCGAACGGCATCTGAACTCCGAGACTCTCGCCGGCTTCGAGAAGGCTCGTAGCCCCGTCGACAGCAATGTTCCGGTCGGATTTGGAGAACGTAACGGTGCCGCCGGCACCGGAAGTGTCGGCTCGGGAGATCTCGAACCTCTCGAGGTGAAGCCTGTCCTCGATGCCCTCGCGCTTCCAGGTCTTCTCGATCTCTTCGAGGAGGGCCGCGGGGCCACAGGCCCAGGTGTCGCGCGTCCGCCAATCGGGGTACAGCTCGTCCAGCGAGGCCAGCGCGAACTTGCCGTCGGATCGCGTCAGCTGCACATGAGAGGTGAAGTCGGTATGAGATTTCTCCAACGCGGAGAGCTCGGCGGCGAACATGACCTCGTCCTCGGTGGGAGCCGAATGGATGTGCACCGTGTCGGGCATGTCCCCGTGTCGATCCAGTGCGCGCAGCATCGAGATGATCGGAGTGATACCACTGCCCGCAGTGACGAACAGGATCTTGTTCGGCGGCGGAACCGGCAGCGCGAAATTCCCCTTCGGCGCGGCCAGCCGAACGATTGTTCCCTGCGGCACGCCGCCGACGAGGTGCGAGGACAGGAAGCCCTCGGGCATCGCCTTGACCGTGATGGAAATCAGTTTGTCTTCCCAGTTCGGCGGCGAGGTCAGCGAGTACGACCGCCAGTGCCACCGTCCGCCGAGGTGCAAACCGATTCCGATGTACTGACCCGGCTGGTAGTCGAAATTGAAGCCCCACCCAGGCCTGATCACCAGCGTCACCGCGGTCGCGGTCTCCTGCTCCACTCGCACGATGCGGCCTCGCAACTCACGCGCCGACCACAACGGGTTCGCCAGATGCAGGTAGTCGTCCGGCAACAAGGGAGTGGTGATACGGGTGAAAGCACCGCGCACCATGTTCAGTCTGGGACGCCTGGGTGCCGAGACGCCGGCCGCAGGAGCTTCCAGCCATTTCTTCAGATCCATCGGGTGTTCCATTCCCTCGATCGAGACTCCGAGCCGCATCCGGCCATCGAGGTTACGCTACCGTAGGTTCGGGGTCAGGGTCACCTTTGCCACGACGGTGCGGGGACGATCACAGCGTAATCACAGCAGTTCGAGGAGAAACGACAACTCCTGCGGGGCGTACCACGCCAACGTGTGATCCTCGGCGTCTCCGAGCACGAACTCCGCGTCGGCGTCACCCATGTCGGCAGCATCGACGGCCGCCGCAGCCTTCGCGACTGCCGATTCTGCCCCTTCGAGATCGACGTGCACCGACGCGACCTGATCCATCCGCAGGGGCTCTTTCAACCGGACGACGGCATCGTCGAGATCGGGTCGCAGGGTGGGGTCGTCCACATCGGCTGCGATCACCGCTCGTCGATACACCACCCCCTCGGCGACCGTGCCGGAGTCGGCTTCGTCGTCGACGGCCGCCGCGATCAAGCGCAGCGAGGCCCTGGCGGCCTCCCCCATCGCCACCTCGGCCAGCTCCTCGTCGTCGCCGGAGGAATATGCCTCACGCAGAGTCGGCGTCACCGCGAACGCCGTCCGCGAGACCGGGCTGAATTCACCGTCCGCCGACAACACTTTCAAGAACTCCAGCGTCGCCGGAACGTAGACACGCATTGCAGAAGACCTCACACTCTCGATTCGTTACTCGCGTCGACCAATTCTTCCAGCGACTCGTGCAGCAACGCCGTCACCACGTCCACGTCGGGCATGGCACCTCGATCGGCATTGAGCCCGAAGAACACGAAACCGTCGTACGACGTCAACCCGATACTCATCGCCTGGTTCTCGAACAACGGAGAGACCGGATACATCTCGAGCATGCGTGCGCCGCCGACGTAGAGGGGGAACTGCGGCCCGGGAGCGTTGGTCACGATGAGATTGAACACCCGCTGAGACAGTCGGCTCCCGGCCCGGGCACCCATGGCGTGCAGACTCGCAGGCGCGAATCCGGTGATGCGCATCAGTGTCTGCGCGGTGACGCCGCGACTCTGATTGGCGTGCGCCTCGGTGGCGTGTGCGATGTGCGAGAGCCGAACCACCGCATTCGACTCACCGACGGGCAGGTCGACGAGGAAGGACGAGATCTCGCTGCGATCGTCCTCGGCCGGCTCGGCAGGCCTGTCGCCCACATCGCCGAAACCGACGCGATCGGCGGAGACGTACACCGACATCGGCACCATGGCCCGGACCGTCGACGACGCGGTCACGGGTTCGCCGCGCGAAAGCAACCAGTTTCGCAGCGCGCCGGTGACGACCGCGAGCACCACGTCGTTGATCGAACAACCGAAGCGATTATGGATTTTGCGATAGTCCGACAGCTCGGTCTTGGCCACCGCGAATCTGCGGTTTCGCGAAATCGGAGCATTGAGCGGACTCGACGGAGCGCTCTGGGTCGCGGTGCGCAGCAAGGCCGCAACCTTGCCCGCAGCACGCACCGCGTCACCTGCGACACCGGCCATGCCGTTCACTGCGCCACGCAGAGCCTCGATACTCTCCCCCGGCCGCACGACCAACTCGGTCAGCGCGTCGATGACGAGAGCAGAATCCTTGGGCTCGCGAGCGGGCATCCACAGTTCCTCGGCAACCGGCGGCGGATTCTTGCTCGCGTCGAGGATCACCTGACCGATGTCGAGGGCGTGCTCGCCGTCGACGAGCGCCGAGTGGGACTTGGTGAAGATGGCAAAACGATTCTTCGACAGTCCCTCGACCAGGTACATCTCCCACAGAGGCCGAGTGCGGTCGAGGGGTCGCGACGTCAGCCGTGCGATCAGATCGTGCAACTGATCATCCGAACCCGGCTTCGGAAGCGCCGAGCGCCGGATGTGGTAGGTGATGTCGAAATCCGCGTCGTCGACCCATACCGGTCTGGCCAGCCCGAATGCGACTTCGCGCACTTTCTGGCGATACCGGGGAACCAGCGCCAAACGCTGTTCGACCAACGACAGCAGACGCTCGTAACTGAACCCGCTGCGCGGGGTTCGAAAGATCGCGAGCGAGCCGAGGTGCATAGGACTGCTACTGGCCTCGAGAAAATAGAACGACGCATCCTGCGCTGTCAGCCTGGTCGCCATCGCGTGTTCCAGTCTCCGTCCTTGCGTGGAGTTCGCACCCGTTCGAGTAGGCCGGGCGCGCGGTGTGGCTCGAACCTAGAGTACGTGGCGGACGAGCGCCGGTCGTGGGGTCGGTCGAGGACTCGTGTCGCCGGAATCGACCTGGTTCGTCGGGGAACCGAACACCGCCGGGGACCGTCAATGTCGGTGTGAGCGTCATGGAATCGAACGAACCGCCGGACACCCCGCGTATTTTCGGGACGAGCCCCCGACCACACGCCGAGCCGCACTGCTTCCTCTCGCGCGCCGCTCCCTTCGAGCCGCCGCTCTCGTCCACGACCGTGCACACGTGGGATCCGGTGGCGGCAACCGAGCCGAGGCCGGTGGTACATCGAACGTCGGTGCGCAGCAACCGCTCTCGACGACGCACCGAGCCGGTCGGTCGGCCGGTCGTTCCCGCCGACGCGCGGTCGTCGGCTGACCGCGCGATGCGCATGCTGATCGAAGTGATCGACCGCCGACGGAGCGCCGATCAACTCTCGGTGTTGTTCACCACACCGATGATCGACCTGGTACGAACCATCGTGCGCAACCCACCGCCGGGGCGACGGCTCGGATTCGCCGCCGTGCACCGAGTCCACGTCGTGTATCAGTCCGATGTCTCGGCAGAGATATTCGGCTCGTACACCCGCGGCCCGCGAATGTTCGCCTTCGCCGGCCGGATCGAACTGGCAGTCGATCCACGCCGTCCCGGGTGGACGGTCACGTCGTTGCGAGTGGGATGAAAGTCGCCTCGCGGTGAGGCGACCGTGATCCCCTACCTCTTGCGCTTGGAGCGAGCAGTCTTCTTGGGGGCCTTGCTCTGCGCCCTCGCCGCTTCGCGACGCTCACGGCGGGTGCCATCGACGGTGGAATCACTGCCGCCGGCCGACGCACCCGATCGGCGGACATCGGTGCCGCCACCCTCGGCCGGACCGGAGAAGGTCAATCTCTGCTCTTCCTGCTCGTCGAGACCCTTCGCCCGCAGAGCCGAGGGCACTGCAGGAGCGGCAGGCGCAGGGGCAGTGGGTGTAGGAGCCGTCGGTGCGGGTGGCGCGGCGGGTGTCGGTGCCGGGCGGCCCGAGCCCACCGGAGACGCCAGTCCCGGAGCCACGGCGAGACCTGCCGAGGCCGCAGGTCCGGCCGGAGCCGGCGTCGCCTCGACCTGCAGGTTGAACAGGAAGCCGACCGACTCCTCCTTCAGACCGTCGAGCATGCCCTGGAACATGTCGTAGCCCTCGCGCTGGTACTCGACCAGCGGGTCGCGCTGCGCCATCGCACGCAGGCCGATGCCCTCTTTGAGGTAATCCATCTCGTAGAGGTGCTCACGCCACTTGCGGTCGAGCACGGACAGCAGCACTCGCCGCTCCAGTTCGCGCATCCCGTTCTCGCCGGCGATACCGTCGATCTCGGCTTCACGGTTGGCGTAAGCCGCCCGCGCGTCCTCGAGCAGCGCCTCACGTAGTTCGTCGCGGCTGAGGTCGCCCTTCTCGCCGTCCTCGTTCTCCCCGGCCAGAACCTTGTGGTCCACGCCTACCGGGTAGAGGGTCTTGAGCGCGGTCCACAGCTGCTCGAGATCCCAGTCCTCCACGTACCCCTCAGCGGTGGCACCGTCGACGTAAGCGGTGATCACGTCGGTGATCATCCCCTCGACCTGACCCTCCATGTCGGCACCCTCGAGGATGCGCCGCCGCTCCTCGTAGATGACGGTGCGCTGCTGGTTCATCACCTCGTCGTACTTGAGGACGTTCTTGCGGATCTCGAAGTTCTGCTGCTCGACCTGGGTCTGAGCACTCTTGATGGCCTTGGACACCATCTTGGCTTCGATCGGCACATCGTCGGGCAGGTTGAGCCGGGTCATGATCGACTCGAGTGCGCCGCCGTTGAATCGGCGCATCAATTCGTCGCCGAGCGAGAGGTAGAAACGCGATTCTCCCGGGTCACCCTGACGGCCCGAGCGGCCTCGGAGCTGGTTGTCGATACGACGCGAGTCGTGCCGCTCGGTACCGAGGACGTACAGGCCGCCGGCCTCGCGAACAGTGTCCGCGTCGGCCTTGACCTGCGCCTTGACCTCTTCCAGAGCAGGCTCCCACGCGGCCTCGTACTCCTCGGGGGTCTCGACCGGGTCCAAGCCCTGCTTCCGGAGCTTCAGGTCGGCGAGGATATCCGGGTTACCGCCGAGAACGACGTCGGTACCGCGGCCGGCCATGTTGGTCGCAACCGTTACCGCGCCCTGCCGACCGGCCTCGGCGATGATGGTCGCTTCCTGCTCGTGGAACTTCGCGTTCAACACGTTGTGGGCCACGCCCCGCTTGGTGAACTGCTTCGACAGGTACTCCGAGCGCTCGACGCTGGTGGTACCGATGAGGACCGGCTGGCCCTTCTCGTGCCGCTCGACCACATCGTCGACGACGGCGTCGAACTTGGCCTCTTCGGTCTTGTAGATCAGGTCTCCGTTGTCCACGCGGACCATCGGACGGTTCGTCGGAATCGGAATGACGCCCAAACCGTAGATCTGATGCAGCTCTGCGGCCTCGGTCTCGGCCGTACCGGTCATGCCCGAGAGCTTGTCGTACAGGCGGAAGTAGTTCTGCAGTGTGATCGTGGCCAGAGTCTGGTTCTCGGCCTTGATCTCCACCTTCTCCTTGGCCTCGATTGCCTGGTGCATACCTTCGTTGTAGCGGCGTCCCACCAGGATGCGACCGGTGAACTCGTCGACGATGATGACCTCGCCGTCGCGGACGATGTAGTCCTTGTCCTTGGTGTAGAGCTCTTTGGCCTTGATCGCGTTGTTCAGGTAGTTCACCAGCGGCGAGTTGGCGGCCTCGTACAGGTTGTCGATGCCGAGCTGATCCTCGACCAATTCGACGCCTGCTTCGTGCACACCGATCGTCCGCTTACGAATGTCGACCTCGTAGTGGGTGTCCACCTTCAACATCGGCGCGATACGGGCGAACTCTCCGTACCACTTGCTCGACGCGTCGGCCGGCCCCGAGATGATCAGCGGCGTTCGAGCTTCGTCGATGAGGATCGAGTCGACCTCGTCGACGACGGCGAAGTTGTGCCCACGCTGCACGAGGTCGTCGAGCGAGTGCGTCATGTTGTCACGCAGGTAGTCGAACCCGAATTCGTTGTTGGTGCCGTAGGTGATGTCGGCGGCGTACGCGGCGCGGCGTTCCACCGGCGTCATACCGGAGAGGATCACGTCGACCGAGAGACCGAGGAAGCGGTGGACGCGGCCCATCCATTCCGAGTCACGCTTGGCGAGATAATCGTTGACCGTCACCACGTGCACACCGTCGCCCGAGATGGCGTTGAGGTAAGCGGGAAGAACACAGGTCAGCGTCTTACCTTCACCGGTCTTCATCTCGGCGATGTTGCCGAAGTGCAGAGCGGCACCGCCCATGACCTGAACATCGAAGTGCTTCTGCGAGAGAACGCGCCACGACGCCTCACGAGCAACCGAGAAGGCCTCGGGCAACAGCTGGTCCAGGCTCTCCCCTGCGGAGTACCTCTCCCTGAACTCCGCGGTCTTGCCGCGCAGTTCGTCGTCGGAAAGGCTCTCGACGTCGGGAGACAGGGTCGAGACGTGGTCAGCGATGTTCTTGAGGCGCTTGACCATGCGACCTTCACCAACACGGAGCAGCTTGGAAAACGACAGCGACGGCACGGGCTTTCTCGTCCTCGATCCTCGGTTCACGGGTACTGACACGAACAACTGCATCACGAACAACACTGCGTTGCGAACAACACTGCATCACAGTACGAGCTCACGGGTCCATCACCACGGCATCTGCGCGGCGGGTGACCCGAACGCGTCCATGGTAGGCGGTGCGGCTGCGGGCGCGGCAAACCGAGTGTCGGTCGTAGGAGATCCCGGGTCGGCCATCCGGACAACACCGACACGGCATCGACACAGCACTGCAGGCCCGACGTGGGGATCATGTCCCCCGGCATCGAGCCTGCAGCGGTGAAGTGATTTCACGGACGGCGAACGAACCCTGCCGCCGCGAACGGGCGGGTCAGGTGAGTCTGATCAAGCCGTAATCGAAGGCGTGCCGTCGATACACGACCGACGGTCGGTCGGTGGCACTGTCGTGGAACAGGAAGAAATCGTGGCCGACGAGCTCCATTTCGTACAGTGCATCGTCGACGCTCATGGGAGCGGCCGAGTGGATCTTGGTACGCACGATGTGCCCGGGGCCGCTCTGATCGTCCTCGAAGGAATCGAGCTTCGTATCGGGGTCGAGTGCCAGCGTGTCGTCCTCGGCGAGTTCGGCGGTGGCCTCGGCAACGGAGACAGGCCGTTTCTCTCCGTAATGCACCTTACGACGGTCCTTGGTTCGCCTGAGTCTGCTCTCGAGTTTCGACGTCACCGCTTCGAGGGCGGCATAGAAACTGTCGGCGCACGCTTCGGCTCGAACAACCGGACCCTTGCCCTTCGCGGTGATCTCCACGCGTTGACATGCTTTGGCCTGACGGCGATTTCGTTCGTGCTGCAGTTCGACATCGAACAAGTAGATGGAGGGATCGAAGCGCTCGAGGCGAGCCAGTTTTTCGGAGACATATATCCGGAAATGGTCCGGTATCTCGACGTTGCGGCCCTTGACCACAACGTCCGCGTTGCTCTTGGCGGGTTCTTCCGAAGGCTTCTCGTCGAAGAAAACCGAGGCTTGTGAAGGGGTCGTCACGCGTACCTCCCGATATCGGCCACGCCCACTGTTGGACGTGGCAAGTGTGCATGCCGAATGGGGAACCTTCCGGCATCAGAGTCCGGGGCATCACCTCGCATCACTGTCTCTTCGGGTCGTTCCTGGGGGCTTCGCTCCTACCCGTCAGGTCCGTGTCCGCGACGTTAGTCGGTCATCGACTCGTGTGCCACCGTTCACCGGGAATTGGTTGTCGGCGTGTCTTCCTCGGGAGCTCTCAGGCACTGGCCACGACGAGTGCGCCGGCGATGGGTACTCCGAAATCGCTTAACACTCTTGCTGATTCGGCCAGTGTGGCACCCGTGGTCACCACGTCGTCGATCAACAGAACGGTGAACGCCGCCGCCTGCGACGCACCTCCGACGAATCGTGGGCGACGCACCCCGACTGCCTCGATCCGACCCGCCACGTTGTGCTGACGTTGTCCGGCCGACAACCCGACCGAATCTCTGGCTCCACCGGACATTCGCAGCAACTCGGGCACGAGAACTCGCTCCGGTGCCAATTCTTCGGCCGCGATCCGTGCGCATCGCAGGACAGGATCACCCCCGCGCGCCCGGGCCGCGCGGGCCCGAGAGGGGGCGCAGACCAGAATCAGCGAGCCGAGCTCCGGGGGATCGATCTCACCCGCCTCACGCAGATGTCCGACGGCCCTTGCCAACGCACGTCCGAGTGGCCGAGCCACCGACCGGCGACCCCGTTCCTTCACGGCGATGACGGCGCTGCGACGGGGTCCGCTGTACGTGCCGAGAGCCCAACACGGCACACCGGGATCGACACGCGGACGAACGGGGATGGGGGGAACGAACAGTGCCTCGCGACACGCGCGGCACCAGTTCTCCCCCGGCACTCCACAACCGGCGCACTCGAGCGGGAGAACCAGATCGAGGAGTGTTCGCATGAGCGTCGAGTCTGCCCGCACCCACCGACACGGGACTCCGCGACATCAGCCGGGCAGAATCGGCACCGCTTTCACGCCGGCCAGGCCGGTGACCTCGCGCCAGTACCGGTCGCCGACCGGATCGGCGTTGTTGAGCGCAAACACTGCACGCGCGTCGGCCACGTACTCCGTTTCCGGCGACGCATCGACCGCCAGCACCGGAGTGGTGAGGTTGCGCGAAGGAAGGGCGTCCATCCTGGATCCATCGACCGTCACCTGCACCACCGGTGTGTCCGTGGCGACTCTGGCGATCACGATGGTGTCTCCGGTGGACCAGTCCAAACTGGTGGCGTCACTGCCGAGTCCGATGGCCACCGCGCGGGGTGAGGTCAACGAGTACACACCCGAGGGATCACGCACCACCGTCGCCACGTACACGACGCCGTCGACGATGAGCGCTGCTCGTACGCCGTCGCGGGCCAATCGCAGTTCGGTGATTCGGGTGCCCAAGGTCGTGACGGCGGTGGCGTCGACGGGGATCACGGAGACCTGACCGGTGGAGGGATCACGAGCGGCACGGATGACATTGGTGCCGTCGATCACCGCCCAGGCCGCATTGTCGTCCGACCCCCAGGTGGGCCGCGTGATCGACTGCCCTTCGGCCACCGGGAACGCGCCACCGTCGTAGCTGCCCACCATGAGAGTGCTCGACGGGGCAGGCGCAGGCCGCCCGGTGTCCGCGACTCCTGCCACGAGGGTGCCGTCGTTGGACAGCGCCACCGAGCGAAGATTGCGGGCCTGTCCGAAGTACCCGGGGGCGGGTGTGGTCTCCGCCTCGTCGACCTTGAGCAATCCGCCGGACGCGAGCGCGTGCAGCCCGATGGTGGCGTCGGTGCCGCCGAGTGGATCGAAGGAGTCGACGCCCGCGGTCGTCCACCCGTCGGGCTTGGTCGTATCGATCGGTTGACCGTCGGCCAGCAGCACGTACGGGCCGGCCACCTCGGCCGACGCCAGGGTCCAGATCACTTGAGCGGCAAGGAGTTCGCGATCGCGGTCACCCTTGTTCTGTAGGCCGCCGAAGTCGATCTTGATGCCGCCGAGGCCCACCCCCACCTGAGAGGTCTGACCGTCGGCCTTGGTGATCGGGCCGCGGATGCTCACGTCGTCGGACAGTTCGTTGCTCACTGCCGCCGACAGCGCCGACTTGGGACCGTCGATGAGCAGCTGCACGAGTTGATTGGCCAGCTGGTCCTGCGATCCGCTCGTCCAGCGGACATCGGGCACGAGCACGCCGCCGAGAGGATCCACGAAGTAGAGCGATCGCTGCTGATAGGTGTTCAGAAATGCGGATCGATCGATGACGACACCGGGCGGAAGCTTGGAGATACGCCATTGACCGTCCACCCGCGTCATCTCGATCGCAACGTCGAAGGTGTCCGAACCTGCCTGATACTCCCCGCCCGAGGCCAGCATCCCGGCCGTCGTCGAACGAATCGTGAACTGCGCGGTATCGGCGGTACGGGGTCCGGACAGGGTGTCGATCCGGTCCGCGACGACGGTTCGCGCCCCGTCGTCCCAGGTTCCCGACGCCTCCTCGGTGAGAAATTGCCGAGCGGCCTGATGCCTGTTGGCGGAGACGGCGCTGGCCTCGAAGAAATCGTCCAGCAAGCGATCCGGTTCGCGTCCGGGCTCGGGGGCCGGGGCACTCGTCGGCACGGCACCGTCCGTCAGGGTTCCGATTGCCTGAGGGCTGGAGGACTCGGGCAGGCTGGCACACCCACCGACGAGCGCGATCGCCAGTGCGCAGATCGCCAGTACCCGACTACCGCGACGAGCCGATCGAATCACGTCACCGACTCCGAGGCCGACGACTTCTGCGCGGACGACTTCGGGGCGGTGATCGCCGGAATCGGCTGCCCCTGCGCGTACTTCTTGGTGCTCGGCTTGAGGGGCAGTGGAGATCCGATGACCTTGTGCCCGCGCACGAGTGGCAACGTGAGTCGAAAGCATGCGCCTTCCCCCACTGCACCCCACGCTTCGAGCTTACCGTCGTGCAGTCGGGCGTCCTCGACGCTGATCGCCAGCCCGAGCCCGGTGCCGCCGGAGCGGCGGACGCGAGAGGGATCCGAGCGCCAGAACCGATTGAACACCAGCTTCTCCTCGCCGGGTCGCAGACCGATTCCCTGGTCGCGCACCACGAATGCTGCCGCATCGGCATCCGAGCGCAGGCGCAGCAGCACCGGCTTGCCTTCGCCGTGATCGAGTGCGTTGGCCAGTAGGTTCCGCAGAATCCGCTCCACCCGCCTGGGGTCCACCTCGGCGACGACCGCGGTCTCGGGCATGTCGACGATCACTTCGGTGCCGGTCTCGCGCGCCAGGTGTCGAACGGTGGACACCGCTGCGCGCGCACACATCCGAAGATCGAGCTGTTCGGCAGCCAGTTCGGCCACACCCGCATCGTGTCGACTGATCTCGAGCAGGTCGCCGAGCAAAGTCTCGAAGCGATCCAGCTCGTTGACCAGCAGCTCCGACGATCTCTTGAGTGCGGGTTCGAGATCGTCACTGGCGTCGTGAATGAGGTCGGCAGCCATCCGCACCGTGGTGAGCGGGGTCCGCAGCTCGTGGCTCACGTCGGAGGTGAACCGACGCTGCAGGTTGCCGAATTCTTCGAGCTGGGTGATCTGCTTGGACAGACTCTCGGCCATCTCGTTGAACGACATCGCCAGCCTGGCCATGTCGTCCTCACCGCGAACCGGCATGCGCTCCTTGAGCCTGCCGTCGGCGAAACGTACTGCGATGCGCGACGCGGATCGAATGGGCAGCACCACCTGCCGTGCGACGAGCATCGCGATCGCGGCGAGGAGTACCAGCAGCACCACTGCCCCGATGAACAACGTGCCGCGTACCAACGACAGTGTCCGGTCCTCGCTGGCGAGCGGGAAGATGAGATACAGCTGCAGCGCCGAGATATCGGATCCGGTGGGCGATCCCATGATGAGTGCCGATCCGGAATACCCGCCGTCACTGTCGGTCACGGTCGCGTACTGCGAACTGATCAGGCCCTTCTTGACGAAGTCGCGCAAGCTGTTCGGGATCTGATCGACCGGCCCGACCGACGCCTCGGCCCGGGTGGCGTCACCCTCCACGATCAACACCGGGTCGAACGATCCCGCCGACCCTGTGGTCGACGCGGCGTCCAGGTCCTGGTTGGTCAGCGCTGCTCGCGCTCGTTCCAGGCGCGTCGCGAGTCCGCTCGAATCGTCGGCACCAGCGAGATTGCCCTCGACGGTGGTTCGCGATCTGTCGAGCTCCTCGGTAGCCGCCGACAACTTGGCTTCGAGTAGACGATCGGTGATCTGAGAGGTCAACACCACACCGAGGATGAGGATGACCACCAGTGACAGCGTCAACGTCGACACGACGACGCGGAGCTGCAAAGACCGTCGCCAGGCATGCCCGAGCGACGTACTCAGCGAGCGAAACCACCGCAGCAAAGGGGAAAATTTGCCGTTGATTCGTCGCCGAGAGTGGGAAAAACCGATCACGGCGGTCCGGCCTTGTACCCGACCCCCCTCACGGTCAACACCACCTCAGGGTTTTCCGGATCTTTCTCGACCTTGGCGCGCAGACGCTGAACGTGGACGTTGACCAGTCGGGTGTCGGCGGCATGACGGTAGCCCCACACCTGTTCGAGCAACACCTCGCGGGTGAACACCTGACGGGGCTTGCGGGCCAACGCCACCAACAGATCGAACTCGAGTGGTGTCAGCGACACCAGTTCGTCGCCGCGGCTGACCTTGTGTGCAGGCACGTCGATCACGATGTCTGCGATCGACAACAATTCGGCGGGT
The nucleotide sequence above comes from Rhodococcoides fascians A25f. Encoded proteins:
- a CDS encoding ComF family protein, encoding MRTLLDLVLPLECAGCGVPGENWCRACREALFVPPIPVRPRVDPGVPCWALGTYSGPRRSAVIAVKERGRRSVARPLGRALARAVGHLREAGEIDPPELGSLILVCAPSRARAARARGGDPVLRCARIAAEELAPERVLVPELLRMSGGARDSVGLSAGQRQHNVAGRIEAVGVRRPRFVGGASQAAAFTVLLIDDVVTTGATLAESARVLSDFGVPIAGALVVASA
- the mtrB gene encoding MtrAB system histidine kinase MtrB, which gives rise to MIGFSHSRRRINGKFSPLLRWFRSLSTSLGHAWRRSLQLRVVVSTLTLSLVVILILGVVLTSQITDRLLEAKLSAATEELDRSRTTVEGNLAGADDSSGLATRLERARAALTNQDLDAASTTGSAGSFDPVLIVEGDATRAEASVGPVDQIPNSLRDFVKKGLISSQYATVTDSDGGYSGSALIMGSPTGSDISALQLYLIFPLASEDRTLSLVRGTLFIGAVVLLVLLAAIAMLVARQVVLPIRSASRIAVRFADGRLKERMPVRGEDDMARLAMSFNEMAESLSKQITQLEEFGNLQRRFTSDVSHELRTPLTTVRMAADLIHDASDDLEPALKRSSELLVNELDRFETLLGDLLEISRHDAGVAELAAEQLDLRMCARAAVSTVRHLARETGTEVIVDMPETAVVAEVDPRRVERILRNLLANALDHGEGKPVLLRLRSDADAAAFVVRDQGIGLRPGEEKLVFNRFWRSDPSRVRRSGGTGLGLAISVEDARLHDGKLEAWGAVGEGACFRLTLPLVRGHKVIGSPLPLKPSTKKYAQGQPIPAITAPKSSAQKSSASESVT
- the lpqB gene encoding MtrAB system accessory lipoprotein LpqB, translated to MIRSARRGSRVLAICALAIALVGGCASLPESSSPQAIGTLTDGAVPTSAPAPEPGREPDRLLDDFFEASAVSANRHQAARQFLTEEASGTWDDGARTVVADRIDTLSGPRTADTAQFTIRSTTAGMLASGGEYQAGSDTFDVAIEMTRVDGQWRISKLPPGVVIDRSAFLNTYQQRSLYFVDPLGGVLVPDVRWTSGSQDQLANQLVQLLIDGPKSALSAAVSNELSDDVSIRGPITKADGQTSQVGVGLGGIKIDFGGLQNKGDRDRELLAAQVIWTLASAEVAGPYVLLADGQPIDTTKPDGWTTAGVDSFDPLGGTDATIGLHALASGGLLKVDEAETTPAPGYFGQARNLRSVALSNDGTLVAGVADTGRPAPAPSSTLMVGSYDGGAFPVAEGQSITRPTWGSDDNAAWAVIDGTNVIRAARDPSTGQVSVIPVDATAVTTLGTRITELRLARDGVRAALIVDGVVYVATVVRDPSGVYSLTSPRAVAIGLGSDATSLDWSTGDTIVIARVATDTPVVQVTVDGSRMDALPSRNLTTPVLAVDASPETEYVADARAVFALNNADPVGDRYWREVTGLAGVKAVPILPG